From one Excalfactoria chinensis isolate bCotChi1 chromosome 9, bCotChi1.hap2, whole genome shotgun sequence genomic stretch:
- the FAM131A gene encoding LOW QUALITY PROTEIN: protein FAM131A (The sequence of the model RefSeq protein was modified relative to this genomic sequence to represent the inferred CDS: inserted 1 base in 1 codon): MRSGGDADGAEPAVVPAPGPPPGXMGCIGSKTTIVAVDTTLCVEWKEVKALSPLRAAHPAPLPCLLRQASFDSQDFLEVNVEDTVEMLPKSRRALTIQEIAALARSSLHGISQVVKEHVTKPTAMAQGRVAHLIEWKGWCKPVEPPTALESAFNSYCHLSEGEQEARFAAGVAEQFAIAEAKLRAWSSVDGDDSNDESYDEDFMPSSESSLPAERHPGAALLRDLLRGHLCQLGARHGSCEPESDSSRTLSPETLCSSLCSLEMVSPSELTAKLLGSLGGELPPPSSQSALRGLVWPRCQDSLSPMPYAEACLSPAEDEVVLSKDFALRRKISDVASSGVVSLEEEEEEEDEEEEDDEAEEP, from the exons ATGCGGTCGGGGGGCGATGCGGACGGCGCGGAGCCGGCGGTAGTGCCCGCACCGGGGCCCCCCCCGG GCATGGGCTGCATCGGCTCCAAAACCACCATCG TGGCCGTGGACACGACCCTGTGCGTGGAGTGGAAGGAGGTGAAAGCACTGTCCCCGCTGCGAGCCGCCCATCCGGCCCCATTGCCCTGCCTGTTGCGCCAGGCCTCCTTCGACAGCCAGGACTTCCTCGAG GTCAATGTTGAAGACACTGTCGAGATGCTGCCCAAGTCGCGGCGTGCACTGACCATCCAGGAGATTGCTGCCCTGGCCCGCTCCTCGCTGCATG GCATCTCGCAGGTGGTGAAGGAGCATGTGACGAAGCCGACGGCCATGGCACAGGGCCGCGTCGCACACCTCATTGAGTGGAAGGGCTGGTGCAAGCCCGTGGAACCGCCCACTGCGCTGGAGAGCGCCTTTAACTCCTACTGCCACCTGAGCGAGGGCGAGCAGGAGGCACGCTTCGCTGCAG GCGTGGCGGAGCAGTTTGCCATCGCTGAGGCCAAGCTGCGTGCCTGGTCCTCAGTGGATGGGGATGACTCCAACGATGAGTCCTACGATGAGGACTTCATGCCATCCTCGGAGAGCTCCCTGCCAGCCG AGCGTCATCCCGGCGCGGCGCTGCTGCGGGACCTGCTGCGGGGCCACCTGTGCCAGCTGGGAGCACGGCACGGCTCCTGTGAGCCTGAGAGTGACTCGTCACGCACACTGTCCCCCGAAACCCTCTGCTCCAGCCTCTGCAGCCTGGAGATGGTGTCCCCCTCTGAACTCACTGCCAAACTGCTGGGCTCCCTGGGGGGTGAGCTGCCCCCCCCGAGCAGCCAAAGTGCCTTGCGGGGTCTGGTATGGCCCCGCTGCCAGGACTCACTGTCCCCCATGCCCTATGCTGAGGCCTGCCTCTCACCCGCCGAGGACGAGGTGGTGCTGAGCAAGGACTTCGCGCTCCGCCGTAAAATCTCCGACGTGGCCTCCTCTGGGGTGGTGTCactggaggaagaagaggaggaggaggacgaggaggaggaggacgatGAGGCTGAAGAGCCATGA
- the LOC140256054 gene encoding heat shock protein beta-7-like isoform X2 — MASLSSAATYRAEHISTYSQGLGAGEPHFEGERYCYDTFGYPGSPGAVRPYTLGTWVRVQGDTYQVVADVSQFDPPDIVVTTSNGHVAIWAEKVAEDGTVCDTFTHQCRLPEDTDPLSVSCALTDAGTLVITARRRAGACPGEMPQPLYRSEATLGAGTARGQ, encoded by the exons ATGGCATCGCTCAGCTCGGCTGCTACGTACCGTGCTGAGCACATCAGCACCTACAGCCAGGGGCTGGGTGCCGGAGAGCCCCACTTCGAGGGGGAGAGGTACTGCTACGACACCTTCGGGTACCCAG GTTCCCCAGGTGCCGTGCGCCCCTACACCCTGGGCACATGGGTGCGGGTGCAGGGTGACACCTACCAGGTGGTGGCTGACGTCAGCCAGTTCGACCCCCCTGACATTGTGGTGACCACCTCCAACGGCCACGTTGCCATCTGGGCTGAGAAG GTGGCAGAGGACGGCACAGTGTGCGACACTTTCACCCACCAGTGCCGGCTGCCTGAGGACACGGACCCGCTGTCGGTGAGCTGTGCCCTGACGGATGCTGGCACGCTGGTCATCACTGCCCGGCGCCGTGCCGGTGCCTGTCCCGGTGAGATGCCACAGCCGCTGTACCGCAGCGAGGCAACACTGGGTGCAGGGACGGCACGGGGACAGTGA
- the LOC140256054 gene encoding uncharacterized protein isoform X1, which yields MASLSSAATYRAEHISTYSQGLGAGEPHFEGERYCYDTFGYPGSPGAVRPYTLGTWVRVQGDTYQVVADVSQFDPPDIVVTTSNGHVAIWAEKVRTPSSLPTYHHWYRTNWEASYCLLTTCDHLMPHFMQVAEDGTVCDTFTHQCRLPEDTDPLSVSCALTDAGTLVITARRRAGACPGEMPQPLYRSEATLGAGTARGQ from the exons ATGGCATCGCTCAGCTCGGCTGCTACGTACCGTGCTGAGCACATCAGCACCTACAGCCAGGGGCTGGGTGCCGGAGAGCCCCACTTCGAGGGGGAGAGGTACTGCTACGACACCTTCGGGTACCCAG GTTCCCCAGGTGCCGTGCGCCCCTACACCCTGGGCACATGGGTGCGGGTGCAGGGTGACACCTACCAGGTGGTGGCTGACGTCAGCCAGTTCGACCCCCCTGACATTGTGGTGACCACCTCCAACGGCCACGTTGCCATCTGGGCTGAGAAGGTGAGGACCCCCTCATCCCTCCCCACATACCATCACTGGTACCGGACTAACTGGGAAGCATCCTACTGCCTACTCACCACCTGTGACCATTTGATGCCACATTTTATGCAGGTGGCAGAGGACGGCACAGTGTGCGACACTTTCACCCACCAGTGCCGGCTGCCTGAGGACACGGACCCGCTGTCGGTGAGCTGTGCCCTGACGGATGCTGGCACGCTGGTCATCACTGCCCGGCGCCGTGCCGGTGCCTGTCCCGGTGAGATGCCACAGCCGCTGTACCGCAGCGAGGCAACACTGGGTGCAGGGACGGCACGGGGACAGTGA